CCAGGTCCGGCGAACCCGAAGGTTGCGGAGCCGCGGGATCAGGTCGACCATGCGGTGGGCGACCATCGGCAGGAACGAGCTCGTTTCGCGGGTGTCGGTGCCCCAGAGGCTGGGGTTGGGGGTGATGCAGAAGATGATCTGGCCCGTCGAGTGCTGGTAGAAGTAGTAATTGGCCGAGGAAGGCAGCGGCCGGATATCGACGACCATCGGGCCCAGGAACGGCGCCACGGGCTCCGTGACCGCGCCTTCGTGCGAGTCGGGCTTGACCGGCAGATCCAGCCCGGCCATGCGGCCGATCTCGGCCGCGGCCGGTCCGGCCGCGTTGACCACGACATCGGCCCCATACTCGCCCGCGTCCGTCCGGACGCCGCGGATGGAGCCGCCCTCGATGACCAGGCTCCGCACGGCTTCGCCGAAGCGGAACTCGGCCCCGGCCCGGCGGGCGTGGACGTAAAAGGCGTGGGCCGAAAGGAGCGGCGAAGCGCTGCCGTCCTCGGGCGAGAACGTGCCGCCGATCAGATTCTCCGGGTTGAGGTCGGGGATGAGATCGAGCATCTGGCGGTGATCGAGCCAGTCGATATTCAGGCCGAAGGCCTTTTGGGTGACCAACAGCTCCTTGAGCGTCTTTTCCTCGCGTTCGGTATAGGCGACGAAACAATAACCGCCCCGATGCCACTCGACCGATTCGCCGCGATCCCGCTCCCAGTTGGCGAAGATCTCGAGGCTTC
The nucleotide sequence above comes from Candidatus Aminicenantes bacterium. Encoded proteins:
- a CDS encoding FAD-binding oxidoreductase, coding for MAATKPDYDVVIIGAGSVGTPAALAMAEAGLKVLVLDGNASVGQGSNKRAIGGLRATHSDPAKIRICLRSLEIFANWERDRGESVEWHRGGYCFVAYTEREEKTLKELLVTQKAFGLNIDWLDHRQMLDLIPDLNPENLIGGTFSPEDGSASPLLSAHAFYVHARRAGAEFRFGEAVRSLVIEGGSIRGVRTDAGEYGADVVVNAAGPAAAEIGRMAGLDLPVKPDSHEGAVTEPVAPFLGPMVVDIRPLPSSANYYFYQHSTGQIIFCITPNPSLWGTDTRETSSFLPMVAHRMVDLIPRLRNLRVRRTWRGLYPMTPDGMPLVGWARETRGFLQAVGMCGQGFMLGPGLGEMLSGMVQDKLPTKDREVLDLLSPYREFKGMEKLK